The proteins below are encoded in one region of Hordeum vulgare subsp. vulgare chromosome 3H, MorexV3_pseudomolecules_assembly, whole genome shotgun sequence:
- the LOC123440548 gene encoding uncharacterized protein LOC123440548, translating to MSQRPGRHQRRASQSVFSLPENFASLEDVPADGVGEQRKPAAAGADASEQQQPARPAAGRHRRAMSMAVPSRDLDMIAEDMGSYSKYGA from the coding sequence ATGTCGCAGAGGCCGGGGAGGCACCAGAGGAGGGCGTCGCAGAGCGTGTTCTCCCTGCCGGAGAACTTCGCCAGCCTGGAGGACGTGCCGGCGGACGGCGTCGGCGAGCAGCGGAAGCCCGCCGCGGCGGGGGCGGACGCCTCCGAGCAGCAGCAGCCCGCCAGGCCGGCGGCGGGGCGCCACCGGCGGGCAATGTCGATGGCCGTGCCCTCCAGGGACCTGGACATGATCGCGGAGGACATGGGAAGCTACAGCAAGTACGGCGCCTGA